ATCCGCCGTGCCTGCCGTCACGCATGCGCATACAAACGTACTTGGAAACCAACCATGTTCCAGTTAAGTTGGTCTTAATGTTATCATTCCATTCCTCTTCCGACAGATCCAACGGACTGTGCACCCTACCTACAACCACATACATACATCCATAATTACGCACAACATTTTACAGATTGCTCCATCATCGTAACATTATcttgttttaaaatatgagTCCTGGAATTTTCAATATATGtgtaaaatatcaatattcaaTTACCAGTGCCCATCTTCTCCAATCAATCCAAAAATAggaattcatttattacacGCCACTTCATTTTAACATTGAGAATAATGCAAgcaactttcttttttgtcatattgcaaatgagcaaattatacctctataaaaaagataataatttacctttctatattattaaaattacaataatttacccacccatgtttttcaaaatgaagcaatttacctccttagacagggaggtaaattgcttcattttaataaaaaacacagAGGAAGAAATTGCTATTGATTTCCAcaaggaggtaatttgctcattttacaatatcataggaaggtaaattacattaaacaccttttatagtttgatttaattacaattctcttttttaggaatacaaaaaaaatctatttgagAATAGTCAATACTACGGATAAAAGGTGGAATACCTAATCCCATACTTGTAAGAATGAATGAATGTTCCTTGACAAATAGGTATTCCTAATCCTAATCTATAGTAGCCATGCATTCTGGAATGAGTTTACGAACGCTCGTTTCATacctaatttaatattttttttataccaaTCCTGCccttaaaattaagcaaaaataaaaagaaaagaattagtgAGAAAAGATGGAGGCTTTGTTTGGGTACCATATACAACCAAGCATGCAccacattttttgttttttatcttACCTCTAATACCAGCATTATTGATCAAAGCATCGATTCTTCCAAACGCAGCCCAAGCCTTCTGCACTGAGGCCTCGATACTAGCTGCGCTTGCGCTCACATCGAGCTCCAAAGCTACAGCTCTTGGCTGGTCTTGGCTCGGTCCATTACCGATCCCGCTGTTTATCTCGTCGCAGAGTGATCGCAGTCGGTCCATCCTCCGGGCAGCGGCTATGACTCTGCAGCCGGCTTTAGCCAAGTCCAAACAGAAGTCTCGGCCCAACCCCGACGACGCGCCGGTCACCATCACCACCTTGTTGTCCAGCCGAAGCCACGGCTCCAGTTCGCTGGCTACTTGGCTTCTGCTCTCCATTCTCGCCTCATGTACCGTGGTGTTTGGGAAAATTGCAGATGCATTTATACACAGCCACAAGGAAAGGTGTTTAAAGCTGGGGACACATTTGTAATTTGCTTCCGAACAACTTGAAATTGACGTAAATGCCCTCATGGAAAAATCCAATCTTggcatgaaaataaaattacgttaattatatttttttcgtatAGGATAatgagtttaatatttttagttttttgttttacaaaaaatttaaaacaatctcaaaattaaaaaaactcaagCCCCATTTAGTCATCTATTAtacgaaatttttaaaattaaaaaaactcaacATATTTAATCCTCTACTTTACGGGacatatagaattaaatatgtcgagttttctcaatttttaatcattttaaaaattttatgaaacaGAGGACCAAAATCGCTAAACTCCCTACCAtatgggattaaaaatataatttcatctaaatttataaaccattatgctatttttaaaactaagcCACATATAATTGAATAGATACGATCacgatataaatattaaaaattaaaatcaatataagatTAAAACCAATCAagtgattaataaaaattaaaataaatgatagatATGATGATATATTTGGCGATTCTTTAATTGAAGTAAATAAGTAATTgtattacacaaatatttaattacataattagtatttttaaatttggtattgCAGTGTAACAAATCGTGGTAAATCATATATGACTTTCTTTTCTATATTAGCATAACTTATTATATCTAAATGGATTATCATTGCAATCAAATTATGGtattttcatcaaatgaaaatcataatattttaattcatcgATTCATTaactgtttttttatttaaatgtcaCGAATTAAAACGTGATTCATATGATAGGGTCAAAAGTTGTCGTATCATTCggttcaaataaattaatggagTGCATTATTCATGAGTTAATGAATATACTTATCTCAAACGATGTTTGCGGATactttctctaattttattgGACCAGTAATACGAAGTTCGTTAATTAATCTTtagaaatttcatttaaaattagacaaaaaaGTGAAAGATTCTGGATGGACGCGTATATCCTCCTctcgatttttatttatatcaaggTTGCATTTTAAatgaaggatttgaaattatggattttcaaattcttaataacaatttttttgaatttgttcgaacgattctaaatttaaaggatATCGAATTTTTCAATTCGAATTCTAAATTATGTTTCGTTGAATATTGATAGATTTCAAATTGAACCGTTTCAGATCCTTTCTCCAAATACTTccatcaatccaaatgcagtatgaggtaaattacatcgacacTTTTCGAGATTAAGTCAAAGTACACAAATACCCCTtgttttgcaaaattacagctacacccCCTGGTGGATgctagtataatatttttcaaatattgttTGTATAAGTTTTGATTCTGAATGGGGAGTGTCGTTATTGCAATTATAACCTCAAGGggtataattgttatttagCAAAAGACAGAGGAGATTTGTGTATTTTACCTAATTTTAGGAGACGTCAATATAATtcactttttatattattattgataaataccaaaagaaaaatacttggtaaaattttgaaatttgttctttccttgacatataatattttcatctatactataaaagaaaactctGTTATTGttccaatttttaaaatagtcaaatttaccctttaactCATTTCTTCCCTTTAATAAAATTCGATTATAATAGTAATctcaacaattaaaaaattaaatttactaaaacaCCCCTCAAACTTACTCAAGCCACTGTCCCATATGATCGataaccaatttatcaataaaaatattgattatttataatttttaaatatttttgtacacaCATCGAGTGTGTCGCGTACTGCTagttatattaaataagagtgagtatttaaattttttttatttttacaatgcACCAATTACACTTTATCGCTTGTGCTCTCGCGCAATCAGCGTATCACTtaaatttggataattttattgatgttgagtGTATTCTTAATATTCTAAACTTGAGCaactgtaatttatttaatatctttctTTAATACAAATCTAACCAAATCTAGACAAAAATCTACATGTGAAAACAATCAttaaaagaaggaaaaatgtgaaaatttgaGTCCCCTAAGTGTTCTCATCAACCATCTCGACATGTGAAAATTGAGGTTGTTTTAATTAACACCCTTTATGAGCCTATCAGAAATCATGTGTGATCAACCACATTTCAATTCGTGAAActcaagtaaaaaattaataattaataattactattaaaataattcatggGATTTGCATGTTTTAACCAAGATTGCAAACAATTCTACAAGGGCATTTCCGTCATTGTATGCTACGAATTATTCACCATTTGATGGTATTTGAATTTATGGCTTTGAAGTTGTTTATGGAACCTCGATCATAACTACTAAATTAAGACATTATTAgtaagcaaagtttgtttttaaatGTTACAAAAATGATAACTTATCCATACATTACACGTGCTTTGATATGTTAGATGTAATCTCACTCCACAATCCTAtttgtttgatgatttgtgGGTCCGTGGTTAATATACATCCATATTTAAGATAGAGTTTGAGTCTTTCAAATAAATGTTGAGATGAGATAAATCATATCTGAAAAAGAGTTTGTAGTCTTTCAAGCATATGTCGGGATATGAACTCCTTTTAAGGATATGGTTGAGTATATCTATAAATAAggtacataattataataaaaaagatccaGAAATACAAGTGTGATACAAATAACTCAATCACAATACTCTCTCTATAT
This Sesamum indicum cultivar Zhongzhi No. 13 linkage group LG5, S_indicum_v1.0, whole genome shotgun sequence DNA region includes the following protein-coding sequences:
- the LOC105162686 gene encoding uncharacterized protein LOC105162686 is translated as MESRSQVASELEPWLRLDNKVVMVTGASSGLGRDFCLDLAKAGCRVIAAARRMDRLRSLCDEINSGIGNGPSQDQPRAVALELDVSASAASIEASVQKAWAAFGRIDALINNAGIRGRVHSPLDLSEEEWNDNIKTNLTGTWLVSKYVCMRMRDGRHGGSVVNISSIAGLERGHLPGGLAYACAKTAINAMTKVMALELGAFEIRVNSISPGLFKSEITQGLVRKDWLKNVERRTVPLRTFGTLDPALTSLLRYLIHDSSKHISGNLFIVDAGVTLPGIPIFSSL